Genomic window (Flavobacteriales bacterium):
GAACGGTTCCGGATCAACGGGGCGATGATCCCACAGGAAATCGTGACCGCGTTCGTAGAGCGCTATCACACGGCCTTTGAGCCCGTGGAAGCGTCATTCTTCGAGTGGGGAGTGGCCTTGGCTTTACACTGGTTCCGCGAGGAGCGCACGGACATCGCCGTGATCGAGTGCGGGCTTGGCGGAAGGCTGGACAGCACCAACGTGGTGACGCCGGAAGTGAGCATCATCACCAACATCGGCTGGGACCATGTGGACCTGCTCGGGGACAGTTTCGAGAAGATCGCAGCGGAGAAAGCAGGCATCATCAAGCTGGGTATCCCCGTAGTGATCGGAGAGGCCGAAGGGGCCGTTGCCGAGGTTTTCCGGAAGCGTGCCGAAGAGGTCGGTGCACCGATCCATTTCACAGACCAGCAGCCCGCCCTGCCGTACGCATTGGACCTGCACGGCCCGCACCAGCAGCGCAATGCACGCACTGCGCTGGCCGCACTGCGCGAACTCCAACAGCAGGGCTGGGCCATCAGCGAAGAGCATATCGTGGCAGGCTTGGCCAACGTGCAGGCCAACACCGGGTTCGCCGGCCGCTGGCAAACGATCGCGGAGCATCCGCTCACCATCGTGGACATCGGGCATAACGCGGACGGGCTGAAGGTCGTGGCGGACATGCTCGGCCGCACACCGCACGAACAGCTTCTCATTGTCCTGGGCACGGTGAATGACAAGGACATCGAGCGTATGCTGGCGCTTCTCCCGAAATGGGCGACCTATTTCTTCTGCAAAGCGGACATCCCACGTGGGCTGGAAACCTGGAAGCTGATGGAACTGGCGGCAGGGCACGGCTTGCGCGGAAGGACCTATCCTTCGGTGAAAGAGGCTTTGGCCGCTGCAAGGCGATCGGCACGGGAAAGAGACTTGGTGTTGGTGACCGGGAGCGCCTTTGTGGTGGCCGAGGTGTTTTGAAGATCGATCGGGCTTGGTCACCGATGCCTGGGGGAACTTCCATCCCTGTGTAAAATGCCGTTCGGGATATCCCGGTGTGGTGCGAAGTTTTATATTCGCAGCCCGTTTGCGAGGGGTGATGTGTTTCGCAAGTTGAAATATCGGGATGTTAGCTCAGCTGGTTTAGAGCGCATGCTTCACACGCATGAGGTCACTGGTTCGAATCCAGTACGTCCCACCACGGGAGCATAGCTCAGCTGGTTTAGAGCATCCCGCCTTCGGGCGGGAGGATCGCTGGTCTGAGTGTTGAAATAATGGGAGCATAGCTCAGCTGGTTTAGAGCATCTGCCTTACAAGCAGAGGGTCGCTGGTTCGAATCCGGCTGCTCCCACCCAAAGCCCCGTCAAGGGGCTTTTTTTTGCCTTAGGGCTTACGTCACGGACAGCAGCGATCTACAGAGCACCGTCATGGAGAACATTTTGGCGGGGCACGGTGTTCACGGAATGGGGAAATTATTCCTTGTCACGGTGGCGCGGCCGGCGCAGGCGCACCGACGGACCGGAACGGGCATGGCCGCTACATTGGCCTCGTAGCGCGGCATTTACCATGGTAGTCCTTCCGCCGTCACGCCTTGCCTTGGGCCGGGGACCGCGGTTTGCAGGTGGTGTATCAAAACCGCTGAGCATGTCCACGTATGACTTTCAACAACAATTGGTCGGTCTGCGCCACCAACTCTACTATTTCGCCCTAAGCCTGACCCACGACCGGGAGACCGCCGACGACCTGCTCCAAGAAAGTATGCTCCGCGCTTTGACCTATAGTGACAAATACAGGGACAACACCAACTTCAAGGCGTAAGTATACACCATCATGAAGAACACGTTCATCAATGCGCACCGCCGCAATAAGCGAACGGATCGCGTGATGGACCATGTGGAGCGTGTAAGGGAACGCAGCAGCTTGGTGGAGACCCCGGCCACGGCGGAGGCCACGGTGCGCATGAGCGAGATCCAAGGGGCATTGGGAAAGTTGGACACCATCTTCCGCACACCGTTCCAATTGCACCACGACGGTTATAAATACCACGAGATAGCCGACCGGTTGGCCATCCCCGTGGGCACCGTGAAAAGCAGGATCCACCAAGCCCGGCACAGGCTGATGGGCATGCTGAGCGAGCAGCCCGTTGGTAGGAATTGAACATTGGTGCGACGCACGGACCCAAGGTCTGGCAGGAGTTCTTGGCAAGTTGCGTACATGGTGCTCTTCGCGATGGGAGGGTTATCGGTCCTTAGCCCATCTTTCCTCTTCCTTTACCGGACGAATGAGCACCCAGCAGCTTTGATGGCCCGGTCCTGTATCATCATCGGATCGGGCATCTCCGGTCTTGCCGCAGCAGCTGTTCTGGCACAACGCGGCGTGAAGGTCACGGTGCTGGAACGCAATGCCACCGTGGGAGGCCGCGCACGGACTTGGGAGCAGGACGGCTTCACCTTTGACATGGGACCCAGCTTCTATTGGATGCCCGATGTGTTCGAGCGCTTCTTCGCCCGCTTCGGCAGTTCGGCGTCCGATCACTACGAGCTGAAGCGCTTGTCCCCTTCCTACTCAGTGATCTTCGGCCCCAATGACCGATGGGACATGCCCACTGGCCGGGAGGCGGTAGCCGCACTTTTCGAACAGGAGGAGCCGGGCGCCGGGAAAAAGCTCACAGCGTTTCTGGACGAGGCCGAGGTGAAGTACCGCCTGGGCATGCAGGATATCGTGTACAAACCCTCTTTGAGCTGGAGCGAATACGTGGATCTGCGGATAATGACCGGTCTGCTCCGCACCTCGGTCCTCTCCTCGCTGCGTTCGCACGTGCGCAAGAAGTTCACGAGCGGCCGCATCCGCCAGGTATTGGAATTCCCGGCGCTCTTCCTCGGTGCGACGCCGCAGAATACACCGGCCCTGTACAGCCTGATGAACCATGCCGACATCGACCTGGGTACATGGTACCCGATGGGAGGCATGAGCAAGGTGATGGACGCGATGAGGCGTGTAGCGGAGGAGCAGGGAGCCGTCATCCGCACATCGGACGCGGTGAAGCGGGTCATCGTGGAAGATGGAAAGGCCGTGGGCGCGGAAGCGGAAAGCGGGACGTACGAGGCAAGCACGGTGCTGGCCACGGCGGATTACCACCACGTTGAAACGGACCTGCTTCCACCGGAACACCGCTCCTATTCCGGGGCCTTCTGGAAGAAAACGACCATGGCGCCCAGCACGCTCCTCTTCTACATCGGCCTGGACACAAAGATCCCGGACATGAAGCACCACACGCTGTTCTTCGATGAGGACCTGGACCGCCACGGCATGGACATCTACC
Coding sequences:
- a CDS encoding bifunctional folylpolyglutamate synthase/dihydrofolate synthase yields the protein MDYSETLAYLHARLPMFTRVGKAAYKADLSNTHVLMKLTAHPERGLKCVHLAGTNGKGSTANMIASVLQEAGYRTGLHTSPHLKDFRERFRINGAMIPQEIVTAFVERYHTAFEPVEASFFEWGVALALHWFREERTDIAVIECGLGGRLDSTNVVTPEVSIITNIGWDHVDLLGDSFEKIAAEKAGIIKLGIPVVIGEAEGAVAEVFRKRAEEVGAPIHFTDQQPALPYALDLHGPHQQRNARTALAALRELQQQGWAISEEHIVAGLANVQANTGFAGRWQTIAEHPLTIVDIGHNADGLKVVADMLGRTPHEQLLIVLGTVNDKDIERMLALLPKWATYFFCKADIPRGLETWKLMELAAGHGLRGRTYPSVKEALAAARRSARERDLVLVTGSAFVVAEVF
- the crtI gene encoding phytoene desaturase — encoded protein: MARSCIIIGSGISGLAAAAVLAQRGVKVTVLERNATVGGRARTWEQDGFTFDMGPSFYWMPDVFERFFARFGSSASDHYELKRLSPSYSVIFGPNDRWDMPTGREAVAALFEQEEPGAGKKLTAFLDEAEVKYRLGMQDIVYKPSLSWSEYVDLRIMTGLLRTSVLSSLRSHVRKKFTSGRIRQVLEFPALFLGATPQNTPALYSLMNHADIDLGTWYPMGGMSKVMDAMRRVAEEQGAVIRTSDAVKRVIVEDGKAVGAEAESGTYEASTVLATADYHHVETDLLPPEHRSYSGAFWKKTTMAPSTLLFYIGLDTKIPDMKHHTLFFDEDLDRHGMDIYQHRRWPEKPLFYVSCTSKTDPSVAPAGCENVVILIPIASGSADDEAMRKHYFEIVAERIQRHFGTNIRQHIKVKRCYCLKDLEADHNAYRGNAYGLASTLRQTGPQRPKMKSAKVAGLYFAGQLSVPGPGLPSALISGQVAADLILKEHQPK